One window of the Labilibaculum sp. genome contains the following:
- the dapF gene encoding diaminopimelate epimerase → MKVEFSKYQGTGNDFILIDNRSGRIAPDNFLLIKKLCDRRFGIGGDGLMLLENEDGFDFRMRYYNSDGKEGSMCGNGGRCIVAFAYHLGLVSEKAKFIAVDGEHEAKINNTEDGIQVSLKMIDVCDIEMGEDFYFLNTGSPHFVRFISNHESFDTFTEGKKIRYNNRFAEKGTNVNFVSFQDQDLTVSTYERGVEDETYSCGTGVVASAISASFKTGSNKFKIKTKGGFLEVHFKKISNKQIKDIWLIGPATHVFNGTLTT, encoded by the coding sequence ATGAAAGTTGAATTTTCAAAATATCAGGGAACCGGGAATGATTTTATTTTAATTGACAATAGAAGCGGTAGAATTGCTCCGGATAACTTCTTATTAATTAAAAAACTTTGCGACAGAAGATTTGGTATTGGTGGCGATGGATTAATGTTACTTGAAAATGAAGACGGATTCGACTTTCGAATGAGATACTACAACTCGGATGGAAAAGAAGGCAGCATGTGTGGAAATGGTGGTCGTTGTATTGTTGCTTTTGCTTATCATTTAGGGCTGGTCTCAGAAAAAGCAAAATTCATTGCTGTTGATGGAGAACATGAAGCTAAGATAAACAATACTGAAGATGGTATTCAGGTTAGCTTAAAAATGATTGATGTTTGTGATATTGAAATGGGTGAAGATTTTTATTTTTTAAATACTGGATCACCTCATTTTGTAAGATTCATATCCAATCATGAAAGTTTCGACACTTTTACTGAAGGAAAAAAAATACGCTACAACAATAGGTTTGCCGAAAAAGGCACAAATGTGAATTTTGTATCATTTCAAGATCAAGACCTTACTGTCAGCACTTACGAAAGAGGTGTTGAAGATGAAACCTATTCTTGCGGAACAGGAGTTGTTGCATCGGCTATAAGTGCCAGTTTTAAAACGGGCAGCAACAAATTTAAGATTAAGACAAAAGGTGGTTTTCTCGAAGTTCATTTCAAAAAAATAAGTAACAAACAAATTAAAGATATTTGGCTAATAGGGCCTGCAACACATGTTTTTAATGGCACTCTCACAACATAA
- a CDS encoding Do family serine endopeptidase: MKLKLFLGKLAIAILGGTIAILLFVLFADKKERIITVPEVRTTQLANHSVGNVPQVDLTYAAEMSVKSVVHVKTLYSNEEYQSNPFYDFLFGEKGRSQQPRASLGSGSGVIISDDGYIVTNNHVVQGSNLINIVLYDKREYEGKLVGNDPYTDLALIKINEKDLPKMDFGNSDDIKLGEWVLAVGNPFNLTSTVTAGIISAKARNLGLNGNRMSIESFLQTDAAVNPGNSGGALVDTKGRLIGINTAIESRTGSYSGYSFAIPVAIVEKVIGDLKKYGEVQRAFIGVSIRTVDANLADEFKIDKIEGVYVAGINEDGAAEDAGIKKGDIILNIEGKVVNSSAELQEQVSKFHPGDKIKVLIKREEEKKQIEVVLRNRLGNTNVIKSKDLAFLGAEFEPISTQEKYRLQINRGVRIKNLREGKFKDEEIKEGFIIYKINETPIFKVDDIKDALQNVKDGGVFISGIYPDGSVKYYAFSLNDKD; the protein is encoded by the coding sequence ATGAAATTAAAATTGTTTTTGGGAAAATTAGCAATTGCCATTTTAGGTGGAACAATTGCCATTTTATTATTTGTGTTATTTGCTGATAAAAAAGAAAGAATCATTACAGTTCCGGAAGTTCGAACGACACAGCTTGCAAATCATTCGGTTGGGAATGTGCCTCAGGTTGATTTAACATACGCTGCAGAAATGTCTGTAAAATCGGTTGTTCATGTAAAAACACTTTATTCAAATGAGGAATATCAATCCAATCCCTTTTATGATTTTTTATTTGGAGAGAAAGGTAGAAGTCAGCAGCCAAGAGCTAGTTTAGGATCTGGTTCCGGAGTGATTATTTCTGATGATGGATATATTGTAACTAATAACCATGTTGTGCAGGGATCAAATTTGATAAATATTGTACTGTACGACAAAAGAGAATACGAAGGAAAATTGGTTGGCAATGATCCCTATACAGATTTGGCTTTAATTAAAATAAATGAAAAAGACCTTCCAAAAATGGATTTTGGGAATTCAGATGACATAAAACTTGGAGAGTGGGTTCTTGCTGTAGGCAATCCTTTTAATCTGACCTCTACTGTAACAGCGGGTATTATTAGTGCAAAGGCACGAAATCTTGGTTTAAACGGAAATAGAATGAGTATTGAGTCATTCCTGCAAACAGATGCTGCCGTTAATCCGGGGAATAGTGGTGGAGCTTTGGTTGATACCAAAGGTCGGTTAATTGGAATTAACACTGCCATAGAATCCAGAACGGGTTCATATTCGGGTTATTCTTTTGCCATTCCGGTTGCTATTGTCGAAAAAGTAATTGGTGATTTGAAAAAATACGGAGAGGTACAAAGAGCGTTTATTGGTGTGTCTATTCGAACGGTTGATGCAAATTTAGCTGATGAATTTAAAATTGATAAAATTGAAGGAGTATATGTTGCGGGTATAAATGAAGATGGAGCCGCCGAGGATGCCGGAATTAAAAAAGGAGATATTATATTGAATATAGAAGGTAAAGTTGTAAATTCTAGTGCTGAACTTCAAGAGCAGGTCAGCAAGTTCCATCCTGGTGATAAAATTAAGGTTTTAATAAAAAGAGAAGAGGAAAAGAAACAAATTGAGGTAGTCTTACGTAACAGACTAGGAAATACCAATGTAATTAAATCTAAAGATCTGGCTTTTCTTGGAGCCGAATTTGAGCCAATATCAACACAGGAGAAGTATCGTCTTCAAATAAACAGAGGAGTGAGGATAAAGAATCTGCGTGAAGGAAAGTTTAAGGACGAGGAGATTAAGGAAGGTTTTATTATTTATAAAATTAACGAAACGCCAATTTTTAAGGTCGATGATATTAAAGATGCGCTTCAGAATGTGAAAGATGGAGGTGTATTTATCTCCGGGATTTATCCGGATGGAAGCGTTAAGTATTACGCGTTTTCGTTAAATGATAAAGATTAG
- a CDS encoding RNA polymerase sigma factor RpoD/SigA, translating to MRQLKITKSITNRESASLDKYLQEIGKEDLITVEEEVELAQRIKKGDQRALEKLTRANLRFVVSVAKQYQNQGLSLPDLINEGNLGLIKAAEKFDETRGFKFISYAVWWIRQSILQALAEQSRIVRLPLNQVGSLNKINKAFSKFEQEHERKPSPEELAESLELPADKVADTLRVSGRHISVDAPFVDGEDNSLLDVLVNDDSPIADRNLLNESLTKEIDRALATLTERESDIIKLFFGIGIQEMTLEEIGEKFGLTRERVRQIKEKAIRRLRHTSRSKLLKTYLG from the coding sequence ATGAGACAATTAAAGATAACCAAATCAATTACCAATCGTGAAAGTGCTTCCTTAGATAAGTATTTACAGGAAATTGGTAAAGAAGATCTTATTACGGTAGAGGAAGAAGTTGAATTGGCGCAGCGAATAAAAAAAGGCGACCAAAGAGCTTTGGAGAAATTAACAAGAGCTAACTTACGTTTTGTTGTTTCTGTGGCGAAACAGTATCAAAATCAAGGGTTAAGTCTGCCAGATCTTATTAACGAAGGTAATTTAGGTTTGATTAAAGCTGCTGAAAAGTTTGATGAGACACGAGGATTCAAATTCATCTCGTATGCCGTTTGGTGGATCCGTCAATCTATTCTTCAGGCTTTAGCTGAGCAATCAAGAATTGTTCGTTTGCCATTGAATCAAGTTGGTTCTTTGAATAAAATTAACAAAGCTTTTTCTAAATTTGAACAAGAGCACGAGAGAAAGCCATCTCCTGAGGAGTTAGCTGAATCTTTAGAGTTACCTGCAGATAAAGTAGCGGATACACTTCGTGTTTCCGGTCGTCACATTTCTGTTGATGCTCCGTTTGTTGACGGGGAAGATAACAGTCTGTTGGATGTATTGGTGAATGATGATTCTCCAATAGCCGATAGAAATCTTTTGAATGAATCTCTTACTAAAGAAATTGATCGTGCACTAGCTACTCTTACTGAAAGAGAGAGTGACATTATCAAACTTTTCTTTGGTATTGGTATTCAGGAAATGACTTTGGAAGAAATTGGTGAAAAATTTGGCTTGACACGTGAGCGTGTTCGTCAGATTAAAGAAAAAGCGATTCGTCGTTTACGTCATACTTCCAGAAGTAAATTACTGAAAACTTATTTGGGATAA